In the Lascolabacillus massiliensis genome, one interval contains:
- a CDS encoding GDP-L-fucose synthase family protein — translation MISKSSKIYVAGHRGLVGSAIWNNLKKKGYTNLIGRTHKELDLMNGSEVSRFFDQEKPDFVFLAAAHVGGIIANNNYRADFIYRNLQIQNNVISESFRHNVKKLLFLGSTCIYPKEASQPISEDSLLTGPLEYTNEPYAIAKIAGLKMCESFNIQYGTNFIAVMPTNLYGPNDNFDLEKSHVLPAMIRKIFLSKALMDNNWDTINRDLNVRPVEKVNGESSKDEKVSILGKYGITDKHVKLWGTGKPLREFLWSEEMADACVFIMENVDFSDLIEDKKEIRNCHINIGTGKEISIHDLALLIKETIGYDGEILFDDSKPDGTMRKLTDVTKLNNLGWKHKIEVEEGVQKLYNWYIQNI, via the coding sequence ATGATTAGTAAATCGTCAAAGATATATGTGGCAGGGCATAGGGGGTTGGTTGGCTCTGCAATATGGAATAATCTGAAAAAGAAAGGCTATACTAATTTAATTGGCAGAACCCATAAAGAGCTCGATCTTATGAATGGCTCTGAAGTTTCCAGGTTTTTCGATCAGGAGAAACCTGATTTTGTATTTCTGGCTGCAGCACATGTCGGTGGTATCATTGCCAATAATAATTACAGAGCTGATTTTATATACAGAAATCTACAGATTCAAAATAATGTGATTTCAGAGAGTTTCCGTCATAACGTAAAGAAACTGCTCTTTTTGGGGAGTACATGTATCTATCCAAAAGAGGCGAGTCAGCCTATTTCAGAAGACTCTTTACTTACCGGACCACTGGAATATACAAATGAACCATACGCCATTGCAAAAATTGCCGGACTTAAGATGTGTGAGAGTTTTAATATTCAATATGGCACAAACTTTATTGCGGTAATGCCCACAAACCTATATGGACCAAATGATAATTTTGATCTGGAAAAGAGTCATGTTCTTCCTGCAATGATAAGGAAGATCTTTCTTTCAAAGGCTTTGATGGATAACAACTGGGATACGATAAACAGAGACCTCAATGTTCGCCCTGTAGAAAAGGTAAACGGAGAAAGCAGTAAAGATGAGAAAGTGTCGATACTTGGAAAATATGGAATCACAGACAAGCATGTAAAGCTCTGGGGAACAGGCAAGCCATTAAGAGAGTTTCTCTGGAGTGAAGAGATGGCGGATGCGTGCGTGTTCATAATGGAGAATGTTGATTTTTCTGACTTAATAGAAGATAAAAAAGAGATACGAAACTGTCATATAAATATTGGTACAGGAAAAGAGATATCAATTCATGATCTTGCATTACTTATCAAAGAGACCATCGGATATGATGGTGAGATACTTTTTGATGATTCAAAACCTGATGGTACTATG
- the rfbB gene encoding dTDP-glucose 4,6-dehydratase, with the protein MGRKNILITGGAGFIGSHVVRHFINSYPEYKIINVDALTYAGNLLNLKDIEDRENYTFVKADICDFSEMQNLFRKYEIDSVIHLAAESHVDRSITDPFSFARTNIMGTLNLLQAAREYWNNDFSNKLFYHVSTDEVYGSLEFGEHPFTETTSYDPHSPYSASKASSDHFVRAYRDTYGLPIVISNCSNNYGPYQFPEKLIPLFINNIRHNKPLPVYGKGENVRDWLYVEDHAKAIDVIFHKGKRGDTYNIGGLNEWKNIDLIHQVVKVCDKLLGRAEGESEKLITYVTDRAGHDLRYAIDATKLTSELGWKPSLQFEEGLEKTVRWYLDNQDWLDHVTSGEYMNYYKQMYGE; encoded by the coding sequence ATGGGAAGAAAAAACATATTAATTACAGGAGGTGCCGGTTTTATAGGTTCACATGTAGTAAGGCATTTTATTAATAGTTATCCTGAGTATAAGATTATTAATGTTGATGCTCTCACTTATGCAGGCAACTTGCTTAATCTGAAGGATATTGAGGATAGAGAAAATTATACTTTTGTAAAAGCTGATATATGTGATTTTTCTGAAATGCAAAATCTTTTCAGAAAGTATGAAATAGATTCTGTTATACATCTGGCTGCAGAGAGTCATGTAGACCGATCTATAACTGATCCGTTCTCTTTTGCCCGTACAAATATAATGGGTACTCTAAATCTTTTACAGGCTGCCAGAGAGTATTGGAACAATGATTTCAGCAATAAACTGTTTTATCATGTGTCTACTGATGAGGTATATGGATCACTTGAATTTGGAGAGCATCCATTTACTGAGACTACATCTTATGATCCACACTCACCATATTCAGCTTCGAAAGCATCTTCGGACCATTTCGTCAGAGCTTATAGGGATACATATGGGCTGCCAATAGTAATCTCTAACTGTTCCAACAATTATGGACCTTACCAGTTTCCCGAAAAACTTATTCCATTATTTATAAATAATATTCGTCACAATAAACCATTGCCTGTCTATGGTAAGGGAGAGAATGTAAGAGACTGGCTGTATGTAGAGGATCATGCCAAAGCAATTGATGTAATATTTCACAAAGGTAAACGAGGGGATACATATAATATTGGAGGACTCAATGAGTGGAAGAATATTGACCTGATTCATCAGGTTGTGAAAGTTTGTGATAAACTATTAGGGAGAGCAGAAGGTGAGTCAGAAAAACTTATAACCTATGTTACCGATAGGGCCGGTCATGATTTGCGTTACGCTATTGATGCGACTAAACTGACTTCCGAGCTTGGTTGGAAACCATCACTTCAGTTTGAGGAAGGGCTTGAGAAGACAGTTAGATGGTATCTTGACAATCAGGACTGGCTTGATCATGTAACTAGTGGTGAATACATGAACTATTATAAACAAATGTATGGCGAATAG
- the rfbC gene encoding dTDP-4-dehydrorhamnose 3,5-epimerase: MEVEYTEIEGLVIIRPEIYRDERGYFFESFSQREFEEKVSKTQFVQDNESRSSYGVLRGLHFQKNPFAQAKLIRVISGKVLDVAVDLRHNSPTFGKHVSVELSEENKQQVFIPRGFAHGFIVLSDHAVCQYKCDNYYAPDYAEGLMWDDKQLNINWLLPDEDIILSEKDKNNPNFDLNSVYFESKKSKN, from the coding sequence ATGGAAGTAGAGTACACTGAAATTGAAGGTCTGGTAATTATTCGTCCTGAAATTTATAGAGATGAACGAGGATATTTCTTTGAGTCTTTTTCTCAGAGAGAGTTTGAAGAAAAGGTAAGTAAAACGCAGTTTGTTCAGGACAATGAGAGCAGATCCAGCTATGGTGTATTGAGAGGTTTGCATTTTCAGAAAAATCCTTTTGCTCAGGCTAAACTGATAAGAGTGATTAGTGGAAAAGTGTTGGATGTTGCAGTTGATTTAAGACATAATTCTCCAACATTTGGTAAACATGTCTCGGTTGAATTATCAGAAGAGAATAAACAGCAGGTCTTTATTCCCCGAGGGTTCGCGCATGGTTTTATTGTCTTAAGTGATCATGCTGTGTGTCAGTATAAATGTGATAACTATTATGCTCCTGATTATGCAGAGGGTTTAATGTGGGATGATAAACAGTTAAACATTAATTGGTTACTACCTGATGAAGATATAATATTATCTGAAAAGGATAAGAATAATCCAAATTTTGACTTAAACTCTGTATATTTCGAAAGTAAGAAGTCAAAAAATTAA
- the rfbA gene encoding glucose-1-phosphate thymidylyltransferase RfbA → MKGIVLAGGSGSRLYPITKGVSKQMLPIFDKPMIYYPISTLMLAGIKDILIISTPADLPGFKRLLGDGSDYGVNFEYAEQPSPDGLAQAFIIGEDFIGNDSVCLILGDNIFYGQSFRLMLQQAVANTENNRQATIFGYYVNDPERYGVVEFDINNKVKSIEEKPKNPKSNYAVVGLYFYPNSVVEIAKNIKPSARGELEITTVNEMYLNKEQLNLQLLGRGFAWLDTGTHDSLSEASTFIEVLEKRQGLKIACLEEIALLNGWISREDIKRIAEPMKKNQYGQYLLRLIDIE, encoded by the coding sequence ATGAAAGGCATTGTACTAGCCGGTGGTTCTGGATCCAGGTTATATCCCATTACTAAAGGTGTATCCAAGCAAATGCTGCCGATTTTTGATAAACCAATGATCTATTATCCTATTTCCACTCTGATGCTAGCAGGGATAAAAGATATTCTCATCATTTCAACACCTGCCGATTTACCAGGATTCAAACGTCTTTTAGGTGACGGTTCTGATTATGGAGTCAACTTTGAATATGCTGAACAGCCAAGTCCGGATGGTTTAGCTCAGGCTTTCATTATTGGGGAAGATTTTATAGGCAATGATTCTGTTTGCTTAATACTCGGAGATAATATTTTTTATGGACAGAGTTTCAGGTTAATGCTTCAGCAGGCAGTGGCCAATACAGAGAATAACCGGCAAGCTACAATATTCGGGTATTATGTAAATGATCCTGAAAGGTATGGGGTTGTTGAATTTGATATAAATAATAAAGTTAAATCAATAGAGGAAAAGCCTAAGAATCCGAAATCAAACTATGCTGTGGTAGGGCTCTATTTTTATCCAAATAGTGTAGTTGAAATTGCAAAGAATATAAAGCCCTCTGCACGTGGAGAACTTGAAATTACTACAGTTAATGAAATGTATCTGAATAAAGAGCAGTTGAACCTTCAATTGCTTGGCAGGGGGTTTGCATGGCTGGATACAGGTACTCACGATTCGCTATCTGAAGCGTCAACATTTATTGAGGTGCTTGAAAAAAGACAGGGTCTAAAAATCGCTTGTCTCGAAGAGATCGCATTATTAAATGGCTGGATCTCAAGAGAAGATATTAAACGTATTGCTGAACCAATGAAAAAGAATCAATATGGTCAGTATCTATTGCGTTTAATTGATATAGAATAA
- the trmD gene encoding tRNA (guanosine(37)-N1)-methyltransferase TrmD: protein MRIDIITVLPEMIEGALHTSILKRAQDKSLVEFGLHNLRDYTLDKHKRVDDYPYGGEAGMVLQIEPIDRAISHLKSQRDYDEVIFTTPDGELFTQSVANQLSLLNNIIILCGHYKGIDYRVREHLVTREISIGDFVLTGGELAAAMIADAVVRLIPGVIGDEQSALSDSFQDGLLAPPVYTRPAEYKGWKVPDVLLSGHEKKIQDWRHDQAVERTKRLRPDLL from the coding sequence ATGAGGATTGATATAATAACAGTGCTTCCCGAAATGATTGAAGGGGCTCTCCATACAAGTATACTAAAGAGGGCTCAGGATAAGAGTCTGGTGGAATTTGGACTACATAATCTGCGTGATTATACATTAGATAAACATAAGAGAGTTGATGATTATCCATATGGTGGAGAAGCTGGAATGGTGTTGCAGATTGAACCTATTGACAGGGCAATATCTCATTTGAAATCACAGCGTGATTATGACGAAGTGATATTTACAACTCCTGATGGAGAGCTGTTTACACAATCTGTTGCAAATCAACTTTCGTTACTAAATAATATCATAATACTTTGCGGTCATTATAAAGGAATAGATTACAGAGTAAGAGAGCATCTTGTAACAAGAGAGATATCAATAGGCGATTTTGTACTTACCGGTGGTGAACTCGCTGCAGCAATGATTGCAGATGCTGTTGTAAGATTAATTCCAGGTGTTATTGGTGATGAACAGTCAGCTCTGTCCGATTCATTCCAGGATGGGCTTCTGGCACCTCCTGTTTATACCCGGCCGGCAGAGTATAAGGGGTGGAAAGTTCCCGATGTGCTTTTATCCGGTCATGAAAAGAAAATTCAGGATTGGCGACATGATCAGGCTGTTGAACGTACAAAAAGACTTAGACCTGATTTGTTGTAA
- a CDS encoding outer membrane beta-barrel protein, giving the protein MNKVFVLVTCLLMSVTLVAQNISVTGRLVSAEDNKPLPYATIAVAEESDPGNSFRKLATNENGKFSTDLEKGKYILVFNFVGMDEVEETLDLTSVNGKYDLGDIIMTESSTELEEINVTAQRPLVKVELDKLTYSAKDDPEASTSSVLDLLRKVPLITVDGEDEIQLKGSSNFKIYVNGKPSNMVSSNPSQVLKSMPANSIKDIEVITDPGARYDAEGVGGIINIVTDKRVDDGYSGSVGGSANSFEGLGSNLYLATKYGKLGFTGNVGYDMFKQPKSETSSTTEEFTPYPLNTLSQTGATSTIGKVLFLNGSMSFEPDTINLFNLSVSRFGGNFKSNTNQQAVSGEARPYSYTSESNSVNNFGGMSFSADYQRSFRKKGEQLTGSYRFERNPNDSEYDSKYDVEPGGVFYYPDGYQLKSVNKAGGNEHTFQVDYVNPLNGKHNVETGVKYIFRDNSSRAVHTYFDVEDNLWKPDIDRKNDLDHTQNIFSGYGGYSYRSGKIGMKIGLRAEQTQQNIHFMSAELDTVVGTNYFDLVPSATISYQIGMTQTIRGGYNMRISRPGIWYLNPYINDVDPNNISYGNPNLDSEQQHNFNINYGTFSQKVNLNATISYSFAKNAVTAYSFIVQDVEDGIEKSVTHNTYANIGRNHTIGTNLYLSWMPNEIIRTYINGGVNYTDIKSTQENSRLQNSGFSGRAFGGITFSFPRDFRFVTNGGFFLNQVLLQTNQSPFYFYSMSMQKSLINKKLDLSLNVQNLFSEYRDMSTTTKGEGFTQKSRFMSPARVFSLSVTYRFGDLKSSIKRVQRTITNEDVMQGESGTQQGAATIPAGS; this is encoded by the coding sequence ATGAATAAAGTTTTCGTTTTGGTCACGTGCTTACTGATGTCTGTTACTTTAGTTGCTCAAAACATATCAGTAACTGGCAGATTAGTATCAGCAGAAGATAATAAGCCTTTGCCATACGCCACTATTGCTGTAGCTGAAGAGAGTGATCCTGGTAATAGTTTCAGGAAATTAGCTACAAACGAAAATGGTAAGTTCTCAACTGACCTAGAGAAAGGAAAATATATATTAGTCTTCAATTTTGTAGGAATGGATGAGGTCGAAGAAACATTAGATCTCACATCAGTTAACGGAAAATACGACCTTGGAGATATCATAATGACAGAGTCTTCCACTGAGCTGGAAGAGATTAATGTTACTGCTCAGAGGCCATTGGTTAAAGTGGAGCTGGATAAGCTAACTTACAGTGCTAAGGATGACCCTGAGGCATCTACCTCAAGTGTACTTGATCTGTTGCGAAAGGTGCCACTGATTACTGTAGATGGGGAGGATGAAATTCAGCTGAAAGGTTCATCAAACTTCAAGATTTATGTGAATGGCAAGCCTTCAAATATGGTTTCATCTAATCCTTCTCAGGTATTAAAGAGTATGCCGGCCAACAGCATTAAGGATATTGAGGTAATTACAGATCCAGGTGCTCGTTATGATGCAGAAGGAGTTGGAGGTATAATTAATATTGTGACTGATAAAAGAGTTGATGATGGTTATTCCGGGTCTGTTGGAGGAAGTGCAAACAGTTTTGAAGGGCTTGGGAGCAATCTCTATTTAGCAACTAAATATGGAAAACTTGGCTTTACCGGAAATGTCGGTTATGATATGTTTAAGCAGCCAAAATCGGAGACAAGTTCTACTACTGAAGAATTTACTCCTTACCCGCTTAATACATTGAGTCAAACAGGAGCTACATCAACTATTGGCAAAGTGCTCTTCCTAAACGGTTCTATGAGTTTTGAACCAGATACAATCAACCTTTTTAATCTTTCTGTATCCCGATTTGGTGGCAACTTCAAATCTAATACAAACCAGCAAGCTGTTTCGGGTGAAGCGCGACCATATTCATATACTTCTGAAAGCAATAGTGTAAATAACTTTGGAGGTATGAGTTTCTCAGCCGATTACCAGAGGAGTTTCAGGAAAAAAGGAGAACAACTCACCGGTTCGTATAGGTTTGAAAGAAATCCAAATGACAGTGAGTATGACAGCAAATATGATGTTGAACCTGGTGGTGTTTTTTATTATCCTGATGGTTATCAATTAAAGAGTGTAAATAAAGCCGGTGGTAATGAACATACATTTCAGGTTGATTATGTTAATCCATTGAATGGGAAGCATAATGTTGAAACAGGTGTAAAGTATATTTTCAGAGATAATTCGAGTCGCGCCGTTCATACATACTTTGATGTTGAAGACAACTTATGGAAACCTGATATTGATAGAAAAAATGACTTGGATCATACACAAAATATCTTTTCCGGATATGGAGGGTATAGTTACAGGAGTGGTAAGATTGGTATGAAAATTGGTCTGAGGGCTGAGCAAACACAGCAGAATATTCATTTTATGAGTGCTGAGTTGGATACGGTTGTTGGGACAAATTATTTTGATCTGGTTCCATCGGCTACAATATCGTATCAGATTGGTATGACTCAAACTATAAGAGGGGGTTATAATATGAGAATATCTCGCCCTGGTATCTGGTATCTGAATCCATATATCAATGATGTGGATCCTAATAATATCAGTTATGGAAATCCTAATCTGGACTCTGAACAGCAGCATAATTTCAATATAAATTATGGAACCTTCTCTCAGAAAGTTAATTTAAATGCAACCATTAGTTACTCTTTTGCAAAAAACGCAGTTACTGCTTACAGTTTTATTGTTCAAGATGTAGAAGATGGCATTGAAAAATCAGTCACTCATAACACTTATGCAAATATTGGACGTAATCATACTATTGGAACAAATCTTTACTTAAGCTGGATGCCCAATGAAATTATTCGAACTTATATCAATGGTGGAGTGAATTATACTGACATTAAAAGCACTCAGGAGAACAGCAGATTGCAAAATAGCGGGTTCTCGGGTCGTGCTTTTGGTGGGATTACATTTTCTTTTCCTAGAGATTTCAGATTTGTGACAAATGGAGGATTTTTCCTAAACCAGGTTTTGCTGCAAACAAATCAGTCTCCTTTTTATTTCTACTCTATGAGCATGCAAAAGAGTCTTATCAATAAGAAGCTTGACTTGTCTTTAAATGTTCAAAATCTGTTTTCAGAATATAGAGATATGTCAACTACTACCAAAGGTGAAGGATTCACTCAGAAGAGTAGATTCATGAGTCCGGCAAGAGTTTTTAGCTTGAGTGTAACATATAGGTTTGGCGACCTGAAATCTTCAATTAAACGTGTTCAGAGAACTATTACAAATGAAGATGTCATGCAGGGAGAAAGTGGTACACAACAGGGTGCGGCAACAATCCCAGCAGGCAGCTAA
- a CDS encoding Arc family DNA-binding protein, with product MTKKDKTTKNFALRLDPETMEAIEKWAADEFRSVNGQIQWMLDQQLRKSGRLKSE from the coding sequence ATGACAAAGAAAGATAAGACAACCAAAAATTTTGCCTTGCGACTGGATCCTGAGACAATGGAGGCTATTGAGAAATGGGCTGCTGACGAATTCAGAAGTGTAAATGGTCAGATTCAGTGGATGCTTGATCAACAGCTAAGAAAGAGTGGAAGGTTGAAATCCGAATAA
- a CDS encoding SPFH domain-containing protein: protein METKEFNFKGFKTSGFLMIFLEIVLLAAVVWLFLQGIWGIIASITLFLFWLVFLFGFTKLEPNEAVVMIFFGKYKGVLKETGFFWVNPFITKKRLSLRARNLNPNPIKVNDKVGNPVLIGLVLVWKLKDTYKAMFEIDSQTIAASTPNTVGTGTFSVSKQMNAFENFVDVQSDAALRLIAGKYAYDSSLVSDDEITLRSGGDIVNDDLQEELNKRLEMAGIEIVEARINYLAYAPEIAAVMLRRQQAEAIIAAREKIVEGAVTMVKMALDKIEDEDIVELDADKKAAMVSNLLVVLCADESAQPVLNTGSLYQ from the coding sequence ATGGAAACAAAAGAATTCAATTTTAAAGGATTTAAAACAAGCGGTTTCTTAATGATTTTTCTGGAAATTGTTCTGTTAGCAGCGGTTGTCTGGCTGTTCTTGCAGGGTATCTGGGGTATAATAGCCAGTATTACATTATTTTTGTTTTGGTTAGTATTCCTGTTTGGATTTACAAAGCTTGAGCCTAACGAAGCAGTCGTTATGATATTTTTCGGTAAATACAAAGGGGTGCTAAAGGAGACTGGATTCTTTTGGGTTAATCCTTTTATTACTAAGAAACGACTTTCACTTCGTGCAAGAAACCTTAATCCTAATCCTATCAAAGTGAACGATAAAGTGGGTAACCCTGTTCTTATTGGTCTGGTTTTAGTCTGGAAACTAAAGGATACTTACAAGGCTATGTTTGAAATAGACTCTCAAACAATCGCTGCATCTACCCCCAATACTGTTGGTACCGGTACATTCTCTGTAAGTAAACAGATGAACGCTTTTGAGAATTTCGTTGATGTGCAGAGTGATGCTGCATTAAGGCTGATTGCCGGCAAGTATGCTTACGATAGCAGCTTGGTTTCAGATGATGAGATAACATTAAGATCAGGAGGGGATATAGTAAATGATGATCTTCAGGAAGAATTGAATAAAAGACTTGAGATGGCCGGTATCGAGATTGTAGAAGCTCGTATTAATTATTTGGCATATGCACCCGAAATTGCAGCTGTTATGTTAAGACGCCAACAAGCTGAGGCTATTATAGCAGCACGTGAGAAAATTGTTGAGGGTGCAGTAACCATGGTTAAGATGGCATTAGATAAGATTGAAGATGAGGATATTGTAGAACTTGATGCAGATAAAAAAGCAGCAATGGTAAGTAATCTATTAGTTGTACTGTGTGCTGATGAGTCTGCTCAACCTGTTCTGAATACTGGTTCACTTTATCAATAA
- a CDS encoding metallophosphoesterase, translating to MPDITLIKIIVPTIFLLGIISMVIFFTLSEKLSLQLAGQLYSFSTGWLVAFLYLFIGVLLIDFFRLSNHIFHFIDNGTVYRIFTNNTTTSLIVLGVVSLILAYGNLLYHNKKRQHINIESDKISEPVKIVGISDLHIGYTISAKEVDKWVELINSEKPDIVIIAGDIIDNHLRPLINDSTESVLKKITSNMGVYACTGNHDMMFAINEDPDFYDRAGITLLRDRHINLNGITIIGRDDHSNRGRKKLNDIMEQVDRSSFTILLDHQPLKLEEAMENSINFQFSGHTHRGQIFPISLIADKIFEVSHGYLRKSNTHYFVTTGIGIWGGKFRIGTRSEYLVIELHPSS from the coding sequence ATGCCTGACATTACCCTGATAAAGATCATAGTACCTACTATATTTTTACTTGGTATAATTTCGATGGTTATATTTTTTACTCTGAGTGAAAAACTAAGTTTACAGCTTGCCGGGCAACTCTATTCATTCAGTACAGGATGGTTAGTTGCATTTTTGTATCTATTTATTGGGGTATTACTGATAGATTTTTTTCGCCTCTCAAATCATATTTTTCATTTTATTGACAATGGAACTGTTTACCGAATTTTCACAAATAACACAACAACTTCTCTGATAGTGCTTGGCGTGGTTTCTTTAATTTTAGCTTATGGCAACCTGCTATATCACAATAAAAAAAGACAACATATAAATATAGAGAGCGATAAGATTTCAGAACCAGTTAAAATTGTGGGCATTAGTGATCTCCATATTGGATACACCATTTCTGCAAAAGAGGTTGATAAATGGGTTGAGTTAATAAACTCCGAGAAGCCTGATATTGTTATAATCGCAGGTGATATAATAGATAATCATCTCAGACCACTAATAAATGATTCAACAGAGAGTGTATTAAAAAAAATCACCAGCAATATGGGTGTATATGCCTGTACAGGAAATCATGATATGATGTTTGCTATAAATGAAGATCCGGATTTTTATGATAGAGCAGGCATAACCCTTTTAAGAGACAGACATATAAACTTAAACGGAATAACTATAATTGGTCGCGATGATCATTCAAACAGAGGCAGAAAAAAGCTGAACGACATAATGGAACAGGTAGACAGGTCGTCTTTCACCATTCTGCTGGATCATCAGCCTTTGAAACTTGAAGAAGCAATGGAAAATAGTATTAATTTTCAATTCTCCGGTCATACTCACAGAGGACAGATATTTCCAATTTCATTGATAGCTGACAAAATATTTGAAGTATCTCATGGATACTTAAGAAAGAGCAACACTCACTATTTTGTAACCACAGGAATAGGAATCTGGGGTGGTAAGTTTCGTATTGGAACCAGATCAGAATATCTTGTTATAGAACTGCACCCATCAAGTTAA
- a CDS encoding metallophosphoesterase, translating to MRALINAYIIHVTLGVLVFLKGWHTFDKKKWARIILIILFGLEFLIYTYGFFFYRTLPDNVVQLIRVMGTSWMLFLLYTGGLWFITDLIYIFVRRLLKKPWYLNRQSRKFRIISLTIPILFVTGVMINGHYKFNNPVVQELRLNIEKPVEEFDSVRIAVIGDMHLGWMINRKHAKRYVDLIMSQKPDLILFVGDIIDSHIEPILDQDIKDELVRLSAPLGIYSCTGNHEYRYDAEEKIQLLNESGIVMLRDSVVLIDSAIYVVGRDDKVILDRKSTEEIISENHVDMSKPVIILNHTPDNLSEESEAGADLALYGHTHHGQAFPGNIATEIVFEVAHGYKKKENTHVYVTSGIGLVGPQFRIGTVSEIAIITILFRN from the coding sequence ATGCGCGCACTTATAAATGCTTATATAATTCATGTTACACTTGGCGTTTTAGTCTTCCTAAAAGGCTGGCACACATTCGACAAGAAGAAATGGGCACGTATTATCCTGATAATTCTTTTCGGCCTTGAATTTCTTATATATACTTATGGATTTTTCTTCTACAGAACCTTACCCGATAACGTTGTCCAGCTGATCCGGGTGATGGGAACAAGCTGGATGCTGTTTCTGCTTTATACAGGAGGGCTATGGTTTATAACCGATCTCATATATATATTTGTAAGAAGATTACTAAAGAAGCCCTGGTATCTTAACAGACAGTCCCGTAAATTCAGAATCATATCATTGACTATTCCTATATTATTTGTGACAGGAGTAATGATAAACGGGCACTACAAATTCAATAACCCAGTTGTGCAGGAATTGCGGTTAAATATTGAAAAGCCTGTTGAAGAGTTTGATTCTGTACGTATAGCAGTAATTGGAGACATGCATTTAGGATGGATGATTAACCGCAAGCATGCCAAACGATATGTTGATCTGATTATGTCACAAAAACCTGATTTGATTCTATTTGTGGGTGATATAATAGATTCGCATATTGAACCTATATTGGATCAGGATATTAAAGATGAGCTGGTTCGACTTTCAGCCCCTCTGGGTATATATTCCTGCACAGGGAATCATGAATACAGATATGATGCTGAAGAGAAAATTCAGTTGTTAAATGAATCTGGAATTGTGATGTTGCGCGATTCTGTGGTATTAATTGATAGCGCAATATATGTAGTTGGTCGTGACGACAAAGTAATTCTCGACAGAAAATCAACCGAGGAAATTATATCAGAAAATCATGTTGATATGTCAAAACCTGTTATCATACTTAACCACACCCCTGATAACCTGAGCGAAGAATCTGAGGCAGGAGCTGATTTAGCACTTTACGGGCATACACACCATGGACAGGCATTTCCAGGTAATATTGCAACAGAAATTGTATTTGAGGTTGCTCATGGTTATAAGAAAAAGGAGAACACCCATGTTTATGTTACATCAGGGATTGGTTTGGTGGGTCCACAATTTCGTATCGGTACAGTATCTGAGATCGCAATAATCACCATACTGTTCAGGAATTAA